One Alkalibaculum bacchi genomic window carries:
- a CDS encoding response regulator transcription factor, with the protein MYKIIIVEDDITIAKTIAEYLRRWDYNVTYIKDFKKITEQVIQFDPQLILLDVMLPYYNGFYWCSEIRKLSKVPIIFISSASDKMNIVMAMNMGGDDFIAKPFDLDVLTAKINALMRRTYSFQGQVNYIEHNGVILNLSDTTVSYDDKRIELTKNDYKIIQILMENLGKVVTREEIMQRLWENDHFVDDNTLTVNINRLRKKLSEIALKDFIITKKGIGYMVK; encoded by the coding sequence ATGTATAAAATCATAATTGTAGAAGATGACATTACTATAGCAAAAACCATTGCAGAATATCTCCGTAGATGGGATTATAATGTTACATACATTAAGGACTTTAAGAAAATAACAGAACAAGTAATTCAGTTTGATCCACAGCTTATATTACTAGATGTGATGTTGCCTTACTATAATGGATTTTACTGGTGCTCTGAAATACGAAAATTGTCTAAAGTACCTATTATATTTATCTCCTCAGCGAGTGATAAAATGAATATCGTAATGGCGATGAATATGGGTGGAGACGATTTTATTGCAAAACCCTTTGATTTAGATGTCTTGACGGCGAAGATTAATGCCCTTATGAGGAGAACCTACTCCTTTCAAGGACAAGTTAACTATATAGAGCACAATGGGGTCATACTTAATCTTAGCGATACGACGGTTTCATATGATGATAAAAGAATCGAACTGACTAAAAATGATTATAAGATTATTCAGATTCTTATGGAAAACCTAGGTAAAGTTGTTACTCGTGAGGAAATTATGCAGCGATTATGGGAAAATGACCATTTTGTCGATGACAATACATTAACTGTAAATATTAATAGATTACGTAAGAAACTCTCGGAGATTGCCTTAAAGGATTTTATTATTACCAAAAAGGGCATTGGATATATGGTGAAATAA
- a CDS encoding sensor histidine kinase: MKDYIDVLFFYIRAKRNIILALAGAYLIFLMVFALYSLPFESINYTFVLICAFIFIIGVVDFRSFYKKHNFLKRLKTGIMIADYKLPVSKELIEKDYQELIQIIDKNRLDIVNEKDKSYSEMIDYYTIWAHQIKTPIAAMRLLLQSEKSNLHMELLDQLFKVEQYVEMVLQYLRIESISSDLVFRRYPLDSIIKQAIKKYSSTFIRKKIKLNYEEIHIDILTDEKWLVFVIEQILSNALKYTNKGQISIYMDHQLPQTLIIEDTGIGIAEEDLPRIFEKGYTGFNGRSDKKSTGIGLYLCKRILNKLSHTINIESFIDKGTKVKIGLDAIDMLIE; encoded by the coding sequence ATGAAAGATTATATAGATGTTTTATTTTTTTACATAAGGGCAAAGCGAAATATAATACTTGCTTTAGCAGGGGCTTATCTAATTTTTTTAATGGTATTTGCTTTATATTCCTTACCATTTGAGTCCATAAATTATACATTTGTTTTAATTTGTGCTTTTATCTTTATAATCGGCGTAGTTGATTTTAGATCTTTTTATAAAAAACATAATTTTTTAAAGAGACTTAAGACAGGTATAATGATAGCAGATTATAAATTGCCTGTTTCGAAAGAACTGATAGAAAAAGATTATCAGGAACTCATTCAGATTATTGATAAAAATCGATTAGACATTGTAAATGAAAAGGATAAATCTTATAGTGAAATGATCGATTATTATACGATATGGGCGCATCAAATAAAAACCCCTATAGCTGCAATGAGATTATTATTGCAATCGGAAAAAAGCAATCTTCATATGGAGCTATTAGATCAATTGTTTAAGGTCGAACAATATGTAGAAATGGTACTACAATATCTTCGAATTGAAAGTATAAGCTCGGATCTTGTTTTTAGAAGGTATCCTCTTGACAGTATTATAAAACAGGCGATAAAAAAATACTCTAGTACTTTTATACGCAAAAAAATTAAGCTTAATTATGAAGAAATTCATATAGATATTTTAACAGATGAAAAATGGCTCGTATTTGTTATAGAACAAATATTGTCAAATGCCCTTAAGTATACAAATAAAGGACAAATTTCAATATATATGGACCATCAATTACCACAGACATTAATAATAGAGGACACAGGCATAGGAATAGCAGAGGAAGATCTGCCTCGTATATTTGAAAAAGGCTATACAGGTTTTAATGGACGTAGTGATAAAAAATCTACTGGTATAGGACTTTATCTATGCAAAAGGATCTTAAATAAGCTGTCACATACTATTAATATTGAATCATTCATAGATAAAGGTACTAAAGTGAAAATAGGTCTTGATGCAATAGATATGCTTATAGAATGA
- a CDS encoding formate/nitrite transporter family protein, translated as MFQEEILSVATAAKKKWTFLRDNPMGYLISAMMSGMFIGFGSILIGCVAGMMTGIPFVKLIQGFSFCVGLSLVIIAGAELFTGNNFVMAVGSIKGTVTWKETAKVWLMCYVGNWIGSILAAVAFYASGLNFEGMTEAVAATAYAKMTIPLGQLFIRAIFCNILVCLAVWSATRAKSESGKLIMVFWCIYPFVAMGFEHSVANMSTLTMGLLNPAGHAITLSGYFYNLFFVTIGNMIGGIVFVALPYLSIARDTKKSEAIESN; from the coding sequence ATGTTTCAAGAAGAAATTCTTAGTGTAGCAACTGCTGCGAAGAAAAAATGGACCTTTTTAAGAGATAATCCTATGGGCTATTTAATTTCAGCCATGATGTCAGGTATGTTTATAGGATTTGGATCAATTCTTATAGGTTGCGTAGCAGGAATGATGACTGGTATACCTTTTGTAAAACTAATACAAGGATTTAGCTTTTGTGTTGGTTTGAGTCTAGTTATCATCGCGGGAGCAGAATTGTTTACAGGAAATAACTTTGTTATGGCTGTAGGCTCTATTAAAGGTACTGTAACGTGGAAAGAGACAGCAAAAGTTTGGTTAATGTGTTATGTAGGTAATTGGATTGGTTCTATATTAGCGGCTGTGGCATTCTACGCTTCAGGACTTAATTTCGAAGGAATGACAGAAGCTGTTGCAGCTACTGCTTATGCAAAAATGACTATTCCTTTAGGGCAATTATTTATTCGCGCTATTTTCTGTAATATTCTAGTATGTTTAGCTGTATGGAGTGCTACTCGTGCTAAATCAGAGAGTGGCAAGTTAATTATGGTCTTTTGGTGTATATATCCTTTCGTCGCAATGGGCTTCGAGCATAGTGTTGCTAATATGAGCACTTTAACTATGGGACTATTAAACCCAGCTGGTCATGCTATAACCTTATCTGGTTACTTCTACAATCTCTTTTTTGTTACTATAGGTAATATGATTGGTGGTATCGTTTTTGTAGCTCTTCCTTATCTCTCTATAGCTCGTGATACGAAAAAATCAGAAGCTATTGAAAGCAATTAA
- a CDS encoding ABC transporter ATP-binding protein: MMIFVEIKGLTKKFGKFTALNNIDLSMDPGEIYGFIGPNGAGKSTTIRVLLGMLKPTSGQVTIMNKDAWKDAVEIHKRISYVPGEANLWPNLTGGEVIDLFLSIRGNSSQKKRDELIELFDLDPSKKCRAYSKGNRQKIALISAFASQSDLYILDEPTSGLDPLMERIFQECVLNVKKQGKSVLLSSHILSEVEKLCDRVAIIREGQIIEKGTLDEMRHLTRTKVTVSTRKTLDGIENIKGIHNIAQNSNHLEFQADTEEIGKIISYLSTFEILKLECSPPTLEDLFMRHYEGNHSSKGDK; the protein is encoded by the coding sequence ATTATGATTTTTGTTGAAATCAAAGGCTTGACGAAAAAATTTGGTAAGTTTACTGCACTAAATAATATCGATTTAAGCATGGATCCAGGTGAAATATATGGTTTTATTGGTCCAAATGGAGCTGGTAAATCCACAACAATTCGAGTCCTTTTGGGCATGCTTAAACCTACATCTGGTCAAGTTACTATTATGAATAAAGATGCTTGGAAAGACGCTGTTGAAATTCATAAAAGAATCTCCTATGTGCCAGGCGAAGCAAATCTTTGGCCAAATCTGACAGGAGGAGAAGTTATTGACCTGTTTTTAAGTATACGTGGCAATAGTAGCCAGAAAAAGAGAGATGAACTGATTGAGCTCTTTGACTTAGATCCAAGCAAAAAATGTCGGGCTTATTCGAAAGGAAATCGCCAGAAAATCGCACTAATCTCAGCCTTTGCTTCCCAATCAGATTTGTACATATTAGATGAACCTACTTCAGGACTAGACCCTCTTATGGAACGCATATTTCAGGAATGTGTCTTAAACGTCAAAAAACAAGGAAAAAGCGTCCTATTATCTAGCCATATCCTTTCAGAAGTAGAAAAATTATGCGACCGGGTTGCCATTATTCGTGAAGGACAAATTATTGAAAAAGGTACTTTAGATGAAATGCGCCACTTGACGAGAACAAAGGTGACTGTCTCAACTAGGAAAACTCTAGATGGAATAGAAAATATAAAAGGGATTCACAATATAGCACAAAATAGTAACCATTTAGAATTTCAGGCCGATACTGAGGAAATTGGAAAGATCATTTCTTACTTAAGCACATTTGAAATCCTTAAATTAGAATGTTCTCCTCCTACTTTAGAGGATTTGTTTATGCGTCACTATGAAGGCAATCATTCTAGTAAAGGGGATAAGTAA
- a CDS encoding MFS transporter codes for MKDDTEKFIVTISILGFMGFLANGDNYAVAPLLINISKDLNITITQTGLSVTSYMLCFGIFTIFFGPLGDRFGKTRIINIAAFGTAIFSMLGALSYNLPSLIFFRSVNGAFGAGIFPVSIAFIGGCCTDKNRQKWIAKFFGMMFLGGASATAIGGAIAYFGSWRAVYFIYGFLELIVAFMMLKSLEKEPGVINKLDIVGVYKKAFANKELVKVICTIFLVGFSVFGTFTYSGQFITDHTGYNILTVGLILTVFGLGTVIGGRLAPRLRQKYNKKFVPAAAILGTVSLAILFFATTPLLLSIGLFGFGYAFISIHSTLTTIAQGLMPQLRGTVMSLVSFGLFGGGALGTFVNGIVIQNSEIKWTYAIGAILMAIVFFMTSKVVDVSIRKEEAGAFPA; via the coding sequence TTGAAAGACGATACTGAAAAATTTATTGTTACAATTAGTATCCTGGGATTTATGGGTTTTTTAGCAAATGGAGATAATTATGCAGTGGCTCCATTACTGATCAATATATCCAAAGATTTAAACATTACGATTACCCAAACTGGACTCTCTGTAACATCCTATATGCTTTGTTTTGGAATTTTTACTATTTTTTTTGGTCCTTTAGGCGATCGATTTGGAAAGACTAGGATTATCAATATAGCTGCTTTTGGAACCGCCATATTTAGTATGCTGGGTGCATTATCTTATAATCTACCATCTTTAATCTTTTTCAGGTCTGTCAATGGAGCCTTTGGCGCAGGAATTTTCCCAGTTTCTATTGCTTTTATAGGTGGATGTTGTACAGATAAAAACAGACAAAAATGGATAGCAAAATTCTTTGGGATGATGTTTCTTGGTGGTGCATCTGCCACAGCTATAGGAGGAGCCATCGCTTATTTTGGTTCTTGGCGAGCCGTTTACTTTATTTATGGTTTCCTAGAATTAATTGTTGCCTTTATGATGCTAAAATCTCTAGAAAAAGAGCCTGGTGTCATAAATAAATTGGATATTGTAGGAGTATATAAGAAGGCATTTGCGAATAAGGAATTAGTCAAAGTTATTTGCACCATTTTTTTAGTTGGCTTTAGTGTTTTTGGAACTTTTACTTATTCCGGTCAGTTTATTACGGATCATACAGGATACAATATTTTAACAGTGGGCTTAATCCTAACCGTTTTTGGACTGGGCACCGTTATTGGAGGAAGATTAGCACCGCGACTACGACAAAAATACAATAAGAAATTCGTGCCTGCTGCAGCAATCCTAGGAACTGTTTCTTTAGCTATATTATTCTTTGCCACTACACCGCTACTCTTGTCGATTGGATTATTTGGATTTGGTTACGCCTTTATATCTATTCACTCTACCCTTACGACAATCGCTCAAGGTCTTATGCCTCAATTAAGGGGAACCGTTATGTCTTTGGTATCATTTGGTCTGTTTGGAGGGGGTGCTTTAGGTACCTTTGTAAACGGTATCGTTATACAAAACTCAGAAATTAAATGGACCTATGCTATTGGTGCTATTCTCATGGCCATCGTATTCTTCATGACTTCAAAAGTTGTCGATGTAAGTATTCGTAAAGAAGAAGCGGGAGCATTTCCTGCATAA
- a CDS encoding GAF domain-containing protein, producing MEQKAKKYELILKQIEGLIKNEKDWLANCANSAALLFHSMEDINWAGFYLYKEGQLVLGPFQGNLACIRIAMGKGVCGTSAQERKTVIVKDVHEFEGHIACDAASNSEIVVPIIKGDQLIGVLDIDSPLTNRFDEVDGKYLEEFVEILNQYCQWTVN from the coding sequence ATGGAACAGAAAGCAAAAAAATATGAACTGATTTTGAAGCAAATAGAAGGACTTATTAAGAATGAAAAAGATTGGCTTGCTAATTGTGCCAATTCTGCTGCTCTTCTATTTCATAGTATGGAAGATATCAATTGGGCAGGATTTTATTTATATAAAGAAGGGCAACTCGTTCTTGGTCCTTTTCAAGGAAATTTAGCTTGTATTCGAATAGCTATGGGCAAAGGAGTATGTGGCACATCTGCACAGGAGAGAAAGACTGTAATCGTAAAAGATGTACACGAGTTTGAAGGTCATATTGCCTGTGACGCTGCCTCTAATTCGGAAATCGTTGTACCAATTATAAAAGGAGATCAATTAATAGGAGTACTCGATATAGATAGCCCACTTACAAATCGTTTTGATGAGGTAGATGGTAAATATTTAGAGGAGTTTGTCGAGATACTCAATCAATATTGTCAATGGACTGTTAATTAA
- a CDS encoding ABC transporter ATP-binding protein — protein MPLLEVSNLKKIYTTRFGGAPVQALTNVNFSVEQGEYIAIMGESGSGKTTLLNILAALDKPTNGDVLLNGKSLLSIKEKEISAFRRDNLGFVFQDFNLLDTFSIEDNIFLPLVLAGKSYEEMSNKLKSIAKQLEIDEILKKFPYEVSGGQKQRTAIARALITEPHIILADEPTGALDSRASEKLLKIFTKINNDGQTILMVTHSTKAASHAKRVLFIRDGEVFHQIYKASSTNEEMYQKISDTLTLIATGGARDE, from the coding sequence ATGCCACTTTTAGAGGTAAGTAATTTAAAAAAAATATATACAACCAGATTTGGAGGAGCTCCTGTTCAGGCACTTACAAATGTAAATTTTTCTGTAGAACAGGGAGAGTATATAGCTATAATGGGAGAATCTGGTTCCGGAAAGACGACTTTATTAAATATTTTAGCTGCATTAGATAAACCAACTAATGGAGATGTTTTGTTAAATGGCAAGAGCCTTTTATCAATAAAGGAAAAAGAAATATCAGCTTTTAGACGAGATAATTTAGGATTTGTATTTCAAGACTTTAATTTACTAGACACTTTTTCCATTGAAGATAATATCTTTTTGCCCCTTGTACTCGCAGGAAAAAGCTATGAGGAAATGAGCAATAAACTAAAATCTATCGCCAAACAGCTTGAAATTGATGAAATATTAAAAAAATTTCCTTATGAAGTATCAGGAGGTCAAAAGCAAAGAACAGCTATTGCTCGTGCTTTGATTACAGAGCCTCATATTATACTTGCCGATGAACCAACGGGTGCTCTTGACTCTCGCGCTTCAGAAAAACTACTAAAGATCTTTACTAAAATTAACAACGACGGTCAGACCATTCTAATGGTTACACACAGTACAAAGGCTGCAAGTCATGCAAAGAGGGTGCTATTTATAAGAGATGGAGAAGTGTTTCATCAAATATATAAAGCCTCTAGTACGAATGAAGAAATGTATCAAAAAATCTCAGATACACTTACATTAATTGCTACAGGTGGTGCAAGAGATGAGTAA
- a CDS encoding ABC transporter permease → MNGTGKLIKLLVRQNALKITIWIISIVATTVSVAFAYGDVYKTKEELYGFALTMDNPAMKAMLGPGYDVEKYNLGAALATEMLLFTTIAVIIMNILFVSSSTRKDEEEGRLEMIRALPTGRLSYLMASGIKILMLNLLLSILTGIGLGLVGLEGGTWESSFLYGAILGATGLCFAGLTSFFAQLSDTSRGTSSLSFGALIVFYIFRAIGDVSLEGLALISPLGWTVRTGVFVDNEWWPVLALIVTGVIFAGLALYLNIKRDINVGILPTRSGRQRAPWYLKTSLGLTWKLERNSIIVWTLGIFLMSAAFGAILGDLETYFSDMEYLQAFLPQGDETDMTQRFITMLIQIMSIFTAIPAVLTILRLKKDEKLGLMENFYSRALSRNKVMSNHTIIAFFSTIIMQGSIGLGLYLTSIGVMEQNLVLGNTMVEVFIYLPAIWVIIGLSLLFVGTWSKGSSLVWLYIVFTFIVLYLGNLLDFPQWLNDLSTFNHIPEISQDLINWTPVYALSALALFLGFVGFTGYNKRDIQ, encoded by the coding sequence ATGAACGGAACTGGAAAGCTTATCAAGCTTTTGGTACGCCAAAATGCTTTAAAAATTACCATATGGATTATTTCTATAGTAGCTACTACTGTTAGCGTAGCCTTTGCTTATGGCGATGTATATAAAACAAAAGAAGAACTTTACGGCTTTGCTTTGACCATGGATAATCCAGCCATGAAAGCCATGCTAGGCCCTGGATACGATGTTGAAAAGTACAATCTTGGCGCTGCCCTTGCTACTGAGATGCTCCTTTTTACAACTATTGCAGTCATCATTATGAATATCCTCTTTGTCAGTTCAAGCACTCGTAAAGATGAAGAAGAAGGTAGGCTTGAAATGATTCGCGCTTTGCCTACAGGTCGATTATCTTATCTCATGGCTTCTGGAATTAAGATTCTAATGCTTAATCTGCTCCTAAGTATACTTACGGGTATTGGCTTAGGTCTAGTGGGGCTTGAAGGGGGTACATGGGAATCTTCTTTTCTATATGGTGCTATTTTAGGGGCAACAGGCTTATGTTTTGCTGGACTGACGTCTTTCTTTGCCCAACTTTCAGATACTTCTAGAGGAACATCTAGCCTATCTTTTGGTGCACTTATTGTGTTTTATATCTTCCGAGCAATAGGAGATGTCAGCTTAGAAGGGCTTGCCCTTATTTCCCCACTAGGGTGGACTGTTCGAACAGGAGTATTTGTGGATAATGAGTGGTGGCCTGTACTCGCATTAATAGTAACTGGGGTAATATTTGCTGGTTTAGCTTTATACCTAAACATAAAGAGAGATATTAATGTAGGAATACTACCTACTCGCAGTGGTAGACAACGAGCTCCGTGGTATTTAAAAACATCATTAGGCTTAACTTGGAAATTAGAAAGAAATAGTATTATTGTTTGGACTCTCGGGATTTTTCTCATGAGCGCAGCTTTTGGTGCCATACTCGGAGATTTAGAGACTTATTTTTCAGATATGGAATACCTTCAAGCCTTTCTACCTCAGGGTGATGAGACAGATATGACACAGCGTTTTATTACTATGCTCATTCAAATTATGTCTATCTTTACAGCCATACCTGCAGTACTGACGATTTTAAGGCTAAAAAAGGACGAAAAACTAGGGCTTATGGAAAACTTCTACAGTCGCGCCCTTTCTCGAAATAAAGTAATGAGTAATCATACGATTATTGCCTTTTTCTCTACGATCATCATGCAAGGCTCCATTGGATTAGGGCTCTATCTTACTTCCATAGGAGTCATGGAGCAAAACCTTGTATTAGGCAATACTATGGTAGAGGTATTTATCTATTTACCAGCAATTTGGGTCATAATCGGACTAAGCCTTCTATTCGTTGGGACGTGGTCTAAAGGCAGTAGCCTTGTATGGCTATATATTGTTTTTACTTTTATAGTATTATACCTTGGAAATCTCCTAGACTTTCCTCAGTGGCTAAATGATCTATCTACATTTAACCATATACCAGAAATATCTCAAGACCTAATAAACTGGACCCCTGTATACGCTTTAAGTGCGCTAGCTTTATTTTTAGGATTTGTTGGATTTACTGGGTACAATAAGAGAGATATACAGTAA
- a CDS encoding HesA/MoeB/ThiF family protein, translating to MRYERQIIMDEIGQEGQEKLGKSTVVVIGCGGLGSPVLTYLTLAGIGKLIIIDYDEVSESNLNRQFLHGEGDIGRLKIESAKEQLHALNSETEIIGIKEKLDEDNTSKIIQSANVVVNCVDNIQTRILVGRECIKQGIPLVEAGVQGFYGWIMNVRQETACLECIGFENIKLKPPLPIIGVTAGVIGCLQANECIKILLGLKGTLDGVMLQYDGIDGSFDRIKLQKDFSCKGHSCKNN from the coding sequence ATGAGATATGAACGTCAAATAATTATGGATGAAATAGGGCAAGAAGGACAAGAAAAACTGGGTAAATCAACTGTTGTAGTAATCGGATGTGGAGGGCTTGGAAGCCCTGTGCTAACGTATTTGACTCTTGCAGGAATAGGTAAATTGATTATTATCGATTATGATGAAGTGAGCGAATCCAACTTAAATCGCCAATTTCTTCACGGAGAGGGGGATATAGGTAGGCTAAAGATTGAGTCCGCAAAAGAGCAGCTCCATGCACTTAATAGTGAAACTGAAATTATTGGGATTAAAGAAAAATTAGATGAAGATAATACAAGCAAAATCATCCAAAGCGCAAATGTTGTAGTGAATTGTGTAGATAATATTCAAACGAGGATACTCGTCGGTAGAGAATGCATAAAACAGGGTATTCCATTAGTCGAGGCTGGAGTACAAGGGTTTTATGGCTGGATCATGAATGTTAGACAAGAAACAGCTTGCCTAGAATGTATTGGTTTTGAAAACATCAAGCTAAAGCCCCCTTTACCGATTATCGGAGTTACAGCAGGAGTGATTGGTTGCCTACAGGCAAATGAATGCATAAAAATCCTTCTAGGACTGAAAGGAACATTAGATGGAGTAATGCTACAATATGATGGAATAGATGGTAGTTTTGATCGTATTAAATTGCAAAAGGATTTTTCTTGCAAAGGACACAGTTGTAAAAATAATTAA
- a CDS encoding DegV family protein: protein MGDFILSSSSTADLPKEHFEKRDIHYICYHYFLNDEEYVDDLGQSMPLVKFYEAMRQGASTKTTQINVDEFVKYFTPFLEQGLDILHVELSSGLSGVISSANIAKNTLLEKFPDRKLYIVDSLAASGGLGLLMETLADLRDEGKDLDELYSWIEEYKLNMHHWFFVSDLTYLVRGGRVSKVSGWVGNMLNIHPLLNIDMEGRLIPRFKVRGKKKVINQTLNQMTEHAENGLDYSKKCFISHADALEDAQKLAQLIEEKFSKLNGKVQLSNIGTTIGSHTGPGTVNLFFWGDKRTD, encoded by the coding sequence ATGGGGGATTTTATACTGAGCAGTTCCTCGACTGCAGATTTACCAAAAGAGCATTTTGAAAAAAGAGATATCCATTATATTTGTTATCATTATTTCTTAAACGATGAAGAATACGTAGATGATTTAGGTCAATCTATGCCTCTAGTAAAATTCTATGAAGCAATGCGACAAGGGGCATCGACAAAGACGACACAGATTAATGTAGATGAGTTCGTGAAGTACTTTACACCATTTTTAGAGCAGGGATTAGATATCCTCCATGTAGAACTATCAAGCGGTCTTTCAGGAGTGATTAGTTCTGCTAATATAGCAAAAAACACTTTATTAGAGAAATTCCCAGACCGAAAATTATACATAGTTGATTCACTTGCCGCATCTGGAGGATTGGGTCTACTCATGGAAACTCTTGCGGATTTGCGAGACGAAGGTAAGGATTTAGATGAATTGTATAGCTGGATTGAAGAATATAAGCTCAATATGCATCATTGGTTTTTTGTTTCAGATTTGACTTATCTCGTTCGAGGAGGTCGAGTATCAAAAGTTTCAGGATGGGTTGGCAATATGCTAAATATCCATCCACTTTTGAACATTGATATGGAAGGTCGTCTCATTCCGCGATTTAAAGTCAGAGGAAAGAAAAAAGTAATCAATCAGACTTTAAATCAGATGACGGAACATGCTGAAAATGGTTTAGACTATAGCAAAAAATGTTTTATTTCACATGCGGATGCTCTGGAAGATGCACAAAAGTTGGCTCAACTTATTGAAGAAAAATTTTCAAAATTAAACGGTAAAGTTCAACTATCCAATATTGGAACGACCATTGGTAGTCATACGGGCCCTGGAACGGTTAATCTATTCTTTTGGGGTGATAAGAGAACAGACTAA